The nucleotide window CACATGCTTTAACCTTTTCCTCATCTGTTAAAAGGCACGATTCAATAATTACTTTAACTAATGTTCCATTTGCTGCATCAACAACTGCTTTAATATCATCGCGAACTAAATCATAGTTTGCATCCTTTAATGCACCAATATTAATTACCATATCGATTTCGCCGGCTCCATTGGCAATCGCGTCTTTCGTTTCAAATGCTTTAACCGTCGAAGTAGTTGCACCTAGAGGGAAGCCAATTACAGTACAAACTTTCACTTCAGAACCTGCTAATTGCTCTGCACTAAATTTCACCCAAGTAGGATTCACACAAACAGATGCAAAGCCGTATTGTTTTGCTTCTTCACAAATTTGTTGCACTTGGCCTTTAGTAGCTTCTGCTTTTAATAAAGTGTGATCGATCATTGCCGCATAATTTTGTGTCATTATTAATTACTCCCTTTAATTTATATTAGTTGTCCGTACCTCTCCATTTTATCACGCTTTTTATATTCAATGAAATATCAGACAAATCAATTTATTCATCAGAATATGCAAAATTTGTTTCAATTACTTTTTCATTTAGCAATTTATTTGAATCTGTTAAATAACGTATTTTAACTGCTGGTAATTGGCGATTAACAAGCTGGTAAGTAAGTGCATTTTTAATAAGTAATTCTTCGGCAAGTTCAAATCCCTCTGTCCCAATGATACTCTTATTTGCGACAATAATAGCCCATTCCGAATAATCTTTATTCATCTCAATATTATGAATCCCATTACTTTCTTTAGCCGTTGTCATTTCCAAATACTGTCGCAACTGCTCCTCAGTTACTTGAGAAATTTGATTAAATTGAGCTTCTTTTAAAGTGATCGTAATTAGACCATCTGAGTGAATCGTTTTCTTCACGTCTTCCACTTTTTGTTCGATATTCAAAGATCCGAAATGCTGTACAATTTCAGAAGGAATTTCAATAGCAATTTTCGATTCTCCTAAGTTATCCTCATTTAATTGTTGCTCTATACAACCGGATAATAAAAGTAATACAAAAGCAACTATCACAACATATCTCAATTTAATAAAACACCCTCTATCTTTGGCTAGTTTCTGGATAACTACACTCTTTAATTAAATTATTAGTTTCAGAATCATAATAATATACGTGAACACCAATTGGTTTACCACTATATATTTGATATTTTAATGCATCCTCAACAATACTTTTTTCTATCATCTCTGCTGTTATATCTCGTTCAAATAGTTCCTTTTTCACAACAAAAATAAAATTCGTCAAAGCTGAGTCAAATCGAAAAGACAGAAAAGATTCAGTTTCTGGGCTAACGCCTCTCTCCACTTCAAATTGTAACGCTTCAATAGTACTTTTAAATTCCTCCATCGCTTCTAATCGCTTCTTTTCTTCCATATATATGCACATTTCATTTTCTATTAATTCGTAATGGATAATACGTGCCGGATCGTAATTTTTGAATTTTCGTATATCCCCAATAATTGCGTTTGGAACTTTTACTACTGTTAGTTTTTCAAACTTTTCTTTTAATATAGTTAAATCCATTGAAACACCCCAACAATCCATTAGTTATTATTACCCTATATAAACTAGAATATGCAAAAAATAAGAGGTTGTCCAATAAGCCCATCTCTAATTTATTTGTTAGCTATTATTTTACTATTTTCTAAAAATATATTCAGTATTATAGATTCAATAGATAGTAAGCCCGAAATATAAAAAAAATAGCGCACCTTCACGGTACGCACGACGATCGGCCAGCTATCTGAAATTTTTTTCAGATAGCTGGCTATTTTGCACATGTGGCTTGAATATTTTCCGACCAAGGCATGTAATTATGTAAAATCTCTGGTTGCTGATGAAACGGGACATTAGGTAATTCCGTCATCAGCTTTACCAGATACTGATAAAAATCAATTCCGTTTGCTTTGGCTGTTTCGGCCAAACTTAAACAAATGGCATTCGCTTTCGCACCTGCTTCACTCACAGAGAAAAGCCAGTTTTTGCGACCAATGACATTTGGACGAATCGCATTTTCAGCGGGATTATTATCAATAGCAACGTCCCCATTTTCAAGGAAAACTTTTAACTCAGATGAACGGCTTAATGTATATTCAGCTGCTTTCGCAATAGCATTTTTGCCGAAGAAAGGCGAACGATCAATCCAATCGAAAAATTCATCGACAATCGGTTTTGCTTCTTGTTGACGAGCTTTCACGCGCTCTTCCGCTGAAAGATGTTTGATTTGACGCTCGATATGAAACAACCGATCGCAATATTGCACGCCTATTCGGCCATTCTTACTATCGGCTTTTAGCCAATAACGGCGTACATGCGCCCAACAGTTGGCGAATTGAACGTGCGGTAATTGACCATAAGCTGAATACCCATCACAGATGACAGTGCCTTTGAATCCCTTAATTAAATCTTCTAATATAGCTCGCCCTCGAGAAAGAGCACTCTTAAATAAAACGATAATAGGGCCTTCACTTTGTACACTGCGACATACCCAATTAAAAGCGTTTGATTGAGCTGGCTTTCCATCAGAACGCTTGATTATTTGTGCATAGGTTTCGTCGATATGCAGTACAGACTTTGCCGTTAATAGCTGCTTCATCAAATCATAAAGTGGTTGAAGCCAATCTTCTGCCACACGTATTACCCAATTGGAAAGATTTTTATCGTTTGTATGTAGGCCATGGCGTTCCCATTCATTTACCTGACGGTAAAGAGGCAAGTACTGAATAAACTTATCGTAGATAAGCTTGGCCAAAACAGTTGGGCCAGCAATGCTTCTTTGGATAGCACCTTGTGGTGCTTTACCACGTTTAATTTGAGCTTTTCGTAGGGCATCGTTTTTACACAATTTACACTCATACACATGTTCAAAATGCTGCACGCGCTTCAGGGAAGCTGGAATGAATTTCGCCTCTTCACGTATCAACGTAGAACTGAATTCTACCATTTCCCCCTGACAACACTCACAAGCTAAGTTGGCTGGGTGATGATGAATTTCTTCAATTTCAATATCCTCACGAAACGAATCATTTCGTTTTTTATTTGTCTTTTTACGAGTAACCGTATAACTAACCGTATCGGTGCTTTGTTCTTCTGTCTGCTCAGGTTCATTAAAAGACGGATCGTCTTCAAATAAAGAGACTTGTCCATCAGGAGCTTGATACTTGGCTTTCTCCGATTTAGAGCCATATAACGCTTTTGTTAATTGGCGAACTTGCTCTGTTAAGGCTTCTATTTGTCGATTTGACTGAGCTAGTTGTTGCTCAAGTAATCGAATAATACGTTCGTTTTGTTCTTCTTGCTTTTGATTAACAGGCATCAAATCGTTCACCACATTCCGTCCAATTTTATATATGGGTAATTATACCACTATTGATGATGTAGTTAAAAGACACCTTTTGCAGATTTCGCAATGGCCTTCGGCTGTTGTAAAGATAATCCTTCTAATAACCAGCGCAGTTCCTGTTGTGAAAGGCTTCGCACCTCATTTTCATCTTTTGGCCATTGAAGCTTACCATTATCCAATCGTTTGTAAAGCATGGCAAAGCCATCTCCATCAAAATACAAACATTTATAGCGGTCCTTACTCCATCCTGAAAAGAGAAAAATAGAATCGCTATACGGATCTAATTCGAAAGAATCTTGAACCAGCGTTGCGAGACCATCGATGCCTTTGCGCATATCGGTCTTCCCGCAAATAATATAGATGTTTTGTACGCTCGTAAAATCACGCTTCATCGATTTTTCAGCTCCTTCATAATAGTTTGGATGATGCGTTCATCTACGCCATTGAAGAAAGCTATTTCAGCTA belongs to Solibacillus sp. FSL R7-0682 and includes:
- the tnpB gene encoding IS66 family insertion sequence element accessory protein TnpB (TnpB, as the term is used for proteins encoded by IS66 family insertion elements, is considered an accessory protein, since TnpC, encoded by a neighboring gene, is a DDE family transposase.), translated to MKRDFTSVQNIYIICGKTDMRKGIDGLATLVQDSFELDPYSDSIFLFSGWSKDRYKCLYFDGDGFAMLYKRLDNGKLQWPKDENEVRSLSQQELRWLLEGLSLQQPKAIAKSAKGVF
- the tnpC gene encoding IS66 family transposase; translated protein: MPVNQKQEEQNERIIRLLEQQLAQSNRQIEALTEQVRQLTKALYGSKSEKAKYQAPDGQVSLFEDDPSFNEPEQTEEQSTDTVSYTVTRKKTNKKRNDSFREDIEIEEIHHHPANLACECCQGEMVEFSSTLIREEAKFIPASLKRVQHFEHVYECKLCKNDALRKAQIKRGKAPQGAIQRSIAGPTVLAKLIYDKFIQYLPLYRQVNEWERHGLHTNDKNLSNWVIRVAEDWLQPLYDLMKQLLTAKSVLHIDETYAQIIKRSDGKPAQSNAFNWVCRSVQSEGPIIVLFKSALSRGRAILEDLIKGFKGTVICDGYSAYGQLPHVQFANCWAHVRRYWLKADSKNGRIGVQYCDRLFHIERQIKHLSAEERVKARQQEAKPIVDEFFDWIDRSPFFGKNAIAKAAEYTLSRSSELKVFLENGDVAIDNNPAENAIRPNVIGRKNWLFSVSEAGAKANAICLSLAETAKANGIDFYQYLVKLMTELPNVPFHQQPEILHNYMPWSENIQATCAK
- the deoC gene encoding deoxyribose-phosphate aldolase — protein: MTQNYAAMIDHTLLKAEATKGQVQQICEEAKQYGFASVCVNPTWVKFSAEQLAGSEVKVCTVIGFPLGATTSTVKAFETKDAIANGAGEIDMVINIGALKDANYDLVRDDIKAVVDAANGTLVKVIIESCLLTDEEKVKACELAVEAGADFVKTSTGFSTGGATAEDIALMRKTVGPDIGVKASGGVRSLEDMKLMVQNGATRIGASSGVAIMNGLKSDSNY
- a CDS encoding adenylate cyclase yields the protein MIVAFVLLLLSGCIEQQLNEDNLGESKIAIEIPSEIVQHFGSLNIEQKVEDVKKTIHSDGLITITLKEAQFNQISQVTEEQLRQYLEMTTAKESNGIHNIEMNKDYSEWAIIVANKSIIGTEGFELAEELLIKNALTYQLVNRQLPAVKIRYLTDSNKLLNEKVIETNFAYSDE